A DNA window from Coffea arabica cultivar ET-39 chromosome 6c, Coffea Arabica ET-39 HiFi, whole genome shotgun sequence contains the following coding sequences:
- the LOC140008283 gene encoding 29 kDa ribonucleoprotein A, chloroplastic-like: protein MAASASSLHFLSFTPQTTLSLSKPNATHLNSLSFLSPPPPSLTRCLSLNAFSSLHPRELSLPWSRKAAVSSDLDAIGVIDGEEELEDEVLGDGGSSPEEEPSFSPDLKLFVGNLPFSVDSAALAGLFERAGNVEMVEVIYDKVTGRSRGFGFVTMSTTEEVEAAEHQFNGYELEGRALRVNSGPPPPSRREAGSFRGARGGASIDNTNRVYVGNLAWGVDNLALETLFSEQGKVIEARVVYDRDSGRSRGFGFVTYSSADEVTNAIESLNGVDLNGRTIRVSPAEARPRRDF, encoded by the exons ATGGCTGCCTCTGCCTCTTCGCTTCACTTTCTTTCATTCACCCCACAAACTACCCTTTCTCTATCAAAACCCAATGCCACCCATCTTAATTCCCTATCTTTTCTGTCTCCTCCTCCTCCGTCTCTCACCCGCTGCTTATCCCTCAATGCTTTCTCTTCTTTGCACCCGCGAGAGCTTTCCTTGCCTTGGTCCCGCAAAGCTGCCGTTTCCTCTGACTTGGACGCAATCGGAGTTATAGATGGGGAGGAAGAATTAGAAGACGAGGTTCTCGGCGATGGAGGTTCCAGTCCCGAGGAGGAGCCCAGTTTCTCCCCTGACCTTAAACTCTTTGTTGGCAACTTGCCTTTCAGCGTCGACAGCGCTGCTCTTGCTGGCTTGTTCGAACGTGCTGGAAATGTTGAGATGGTTGAG GTTATCTATGACAAGGTTACTGGAAGGAGTAGAGGGTTTGGTTTCGTGACCATGTCCACAACTGAGGAAGTTGAAGCTGCTGAACATCAATTCAATGGCTAT GAACTTGAGGGGAGGGCATTGAGGGTGAATAGCGGGCCACCACCACCTTCTAGGAGGGAGGCGGGCTCTTTTAGAGGAGCCAGAGGCGGGGCAAGTATTGATAACACCAATAGAGTCTATGTAGGAAACCTTGCATGGGGCGTTGATAATTTGGCTCTGGAAACCTTGTTCAGTGAGCAAGGAAAGGTCATCGAAGCCAGGGTGGTTTATGACCGAGACAGTGGCAGATCTAGGGGTTTCGGTTTTGTAACTTACAGTTCTGCTGATGAGGTTACAAACGCAATTGAATCTTTGAATGGCGTT GACCTGAATGGAAGGACAATCCGTGTAAGCCCTGCTGAAGCTCGGCCTAGGCGAGACTTTTAA
- the LOC140008284 gene encoding synaptotagmin-3-like, giving the protein MGLLGTLVGIIGFGIGVPIGLVLGYLIFIYFEPQDVIKDPISRAPLEEIDSNSLVDLLPELPLWVMKPDYERVDWLNKFVRHMWPYLDKAICGAIKSAMKPYLAEYTGRFKVDSLEFEILSLGTLPPLIDGIKVYESNESQLFFELALRWAGNPNMILAAKLLSAKVTVQLIDLQISAAPRIVLRPIVPTFPCFSSVVVSLMQKPKIDFGLKVMGGDLMAIPGLYQFVQELISKEVAKLYLWPQTLEIPILDNSKARVKKPVGILRVKVLRAYKLLKKDFLGSSDPYVQLSLSGDTIPARKTSVKMNNLNPEWNEEFKLSVKDPYTQVLELRLYDWEKVGAHDNLGMQVVPLKQLTPYEKKELTLGLLNSTNNSDSHDKKPRGQIMLEITFVPFLEDSKKFSGVPDYARNGSTKEAPADNLSGAGLLLVTAIGAEDVEGKNHNNPYAVVLFKGEKKKTKSISKNRNPTWNEEFQFVLEEAPSTDQIHIEVLSKRRGIGFRSKESLGHVDINLADVVHNGRINEKYHLINSQDGKIHLEIQWKVI; this is encoded by the exons ATGGGACTCCTTGGGACTTTGGTGGGAATCATAGGCTTTGGCATTGGAGTCCCAATAGGCCTTGTTCTGGGTTATCTCATATTTATCTACTTTGAGCCACAAGATGTTATCAAG GATCCCATCAGTAGGGCGCCACTTGAGGAGATAGACTCCAACTCCTTAGTTGATCTACTACCTGAACTTCCACTGTGGGTTATGAAACCAGACTATGAGCGA GTGGACTGGTTGAACAAGTTTGTACGTCATATGTGGCCTTACCTCGATAAG GCAATTTGTGGGGCCATCAAAAGCGCAATGAAACCTTATCTTGCTGAGTACACTGGCAGATTTAAGGTGGACTCTTTGGAGTTTGAGATCCTTAGCCTTGGAACTCTCCCTCCCTTGATTGATG GTATTAAGGTCTACGAATCGAATGAGAGTCAGCTATTTTTTGAGCTTGCCCTGAGATGGGCTGGGAATCCGAACATGATTCTGGCTGCGAAACTCTTATCTGCGAAAGTCACTGTTCAG TTGATTGATTTACAAATATCAGCAGCACCAAGGATAGTTTTGAGACCTATTGTCCCAACATTCCCATGTTTTTCAAGTGTAGTAGTGTCATTGATGCAGAAG CCAAAGATAGACTTCGGGCTGAAGGTCATGGGAGGGGATCTGATGGCCATCCCTGGGTTATACCAGTTCGTGCAG GAACTTATAAGCAAAGAAGTTGCTAAGCTTTATCTCTGGCCCCAAACGCTCGAAATACCTATACTTGACAACTCAAA AGCAAGAGTGAAGAAGCCTGTTGGGATATTGCGTGTGAAGGTTTTGAGGGCATACAAACTCTTGAAAAAGGACTTTCTCGGATCATCTGATCCTTACGTTCAACTTAGTCTTAGTGGAGACACGATTCCTGCCAGGAAGACTTCCGTCAAGATGAATAATCTGAACCCCGAATGGAATGAAGAGTTCAAGCTCTCAGTGAAGGACCCCTACACTCAAGTTCTCGAGTTACGCCTCTATGACTGGGAGAAG GTGGGGGCACATGACAATTTGGGAATGCAAGTTGTTCCGCTGAAGCAGCTGACGCCATACGAGAAGAAAGAGCTTACACTTGGTCTGCTCAATAGCACAAATAACAGTGATTCCCATGACAAGAAGCCCCGAGGTCAAATCATGTTGGAGATTACTTTTGTGCCTTTCCTAGAAGACAGTAAAAAGTTCAGCGGAGTCCCGGATTATGCTAGGAATGGAAGTACTAAAGAAGCCCCTGCAGACAACTTGTCTGGTGCTGGTTTACTATTGGTGACGGCAATTGGTGCCGAGGACGTTGAGGGCAAAAACCACAATAATCCTTACGCTGTAGTCCTGTTcaaaggagagaagaaaaaaactaaG TCGATCAGCAAAAACCGGAATCCAACTTGGAATGAGGAATTTCAGTTTGTGCTGGAGGAGGCTCCATCCACGGATCAGATCCATATTGAAGTCCTGAGTAAGCGAAGAGGCATTGGCTTCAGGTCAAAG GAATCACTGGGGCATGTTGATATCAATCTTGCTGATGTGGTGCATAATGGGCGAATCAATGAAAAGTACCATCTTATCAATTCCCAGGATGGTAAAATACACCTTGAGATTCAATGGAAGGTTATCTGA